A stretch of the Elephas maximus indicus isolate mEleMax1 chromosome 3, mEleMax1 primary haplotype, whole genome shotgun sequence genome encodes the following:
- the DYNLT4 gene encoding dynein light chain Tctex-type 4: MAGRPLHPRLQEEEKTAKDPGPKPPPLRPLGRLPSIDEARPTGPGLSPASHRGSVLGLSTSFSRRNSLVGPGVGPGGRRPSLGPVPPLSSRVSFSGLPLVPARRVAPSYRMEPLPGERWQTAHAQSALEEALAAKLYDVCYSGSEAGPLARELCDQVRLRLRELSPPRYKLVCSVVLGPRAGQDVRVVSRALWDTTRDGLASATFTNASLFAVAIVHGLYCE, encoded by the coding sequence ATGGCTGGCAGGCCTCTGCACCCCCGACTCCAGGAGGAAGAGAAGACTGCCAAAGACCCCGGGCCAAAACCACCACCGCTGAGACCCCTAGGCCGCCTGCCTAGCATTGATGAGGCTCGACCCACAGGTCCTGGTCTGAGCCCAGCCTCCCATCGTGGCTCTGTGTTGGGCCTGAGCACGTCCTTCTCACGCCGCAACTCGCTGGTGGGGCCTGGCGTGGGTCCTGGGGGTCGGCGACCATCCCTGGGCCCGGTGCCCCCTCTAAGTTCCCGGGTCAGCTTCTCAGGGCTGCCCCTGGTGCCTGCCCGCCGGGTGGCACCGTCATACCGCATGGAGCCCTTGCCTGGGGAGCGCTGGCAGACTGCGCATGCACAAAGCGCCCTTGAGGAGGCGCTGGCCGCAAAGCTGTACGATGTGTGCTACTCAGGCTCGGAGGCTGGGCCGCTGGCGCGGGAGCTCTGCGACCAGGTGCGCCTGCGCCTGCGTGAGTTGAGCCCTCCACGCTACAAGCTAGTGTGCAGCGTGGTGCTGGGGCCTCGCGCTGGCCAGGACGTGCGCGTGGTGAGCCGCGCGCTGTGGGACACGACACGCGACGGGCTGGCCTCAGCCACCTTCACCAACGCCTCGCTCTTCGCTGTGGCCATAGTCCACGGGCTCTATTGTGAGTGA